In the genome of candidate division TA06 bacterium, the window GAATCCGCCGTGACACCGGCGAAATCGGAGCTACTGCTGGCATTTTCTAATGACTCAGCACCATCGTTAATTATTATTTGCCTCCTTGGCTCTGAGGGGTGACTGTAGAGAACCACGAGTGCCTCGCCAAATGTTTTGTACAATACCGATACAGAGTACGGGTAGACACCATTCCCTGTCACAAACGGAGTCACATCCCAGCGATAGGCACAGAGCTCATAAAACGCTTGGCCTCCAGATCCCCAACCTGAATCATGATCAAAAGGTAGGACCGCAGGCAACGGGTTGCCGTCAAAGGTGGCGGATGCGGAATCCGTATCCGCATACTGCCAGGACGCCTCGTACATGTACGCCCAGACGATGCTTGCATCTAGGGGAATTCCTGAGATGGTGAAGGCCCCTGACTGTGCTTCAGTTGCCACTACATCTACCACAACACCACCATGCCCGCTCCAAGTGAGAAATGTCGTTGGAGGGTTGTCGCCGTCTACGCAAGGAATCGTGTCCTGAATCTCCGATTCCTCTGCAAGCGGAACCACTGTGGGCGCCGGCATTGGTTTGCTGGGTTTAGCGATAAGAAGAGGGACGTCAAGTATCAAAACAAGAAGGCTTATCCCGGCCGAGATGGCCATACCCAAGGGGAATCTCGTGCCATTCATAACTCCCTCCCGACAGAACTGCATTTCGTATCTTGAGGGCAGTCTCCCGTAACCGCCCACTCGAATAATAGCACATTCTTCGGTATTTGCAACACTTTTGGCGAAGCCGCCGCGCAGTCCTCCAGCGTCCTCTGAGGAGACCCGGACGTAGATGGCTGCGTGGTACTTGGGAAGGTGGAATTGCATGAAAGGTAAACCCTGATCCTCTCCAGAGAAGATCTTCACTTTGCGGCGGTCGGAGGAGTCTTTCTTCCGACGCATTGGTCCTTTTTAGTCTATGGTTGCCGTAAACTCGAACTGTCCACCATCGGTCCATCCACGAAAGATACCTATGCCATCGCCGGTGATATTGCCAGCTTCGCCGCCCTGCCATGGACCACTCATGCCGGATACGTAGAAGCCTCCACGCGCAATTGTTACCGAATCAACTTCAGTTGTGTCTGGGAAAAGCACAGATGACAAGAAAGTGAGTGAGGTATCGACAAACAAGGTGCAGAGTCTATAATCGTGTTGCTGCACTGCACCAGATGTATCGAGGTACGCACAGAAGAAATCACCGTAGGCGCGATATGCATCGGCTCCATCAGAGGAACTCCATGTGACAATCAGATCGCTGCCAAAGGGAATCGTATCGATACCGGAAGTGTCGTGAGATGTTATCGCGAAACGACCTGGCAGTTTGATGCTCGCCTGTGAAATACCTGGACTACCATCGGCCTTCGTATGTTCTATCCGGAGTCTGGCTGAATCTCCCGCTGATATAGGGAAATCCGGGTCAAAGAACCGATATGAAGCTCGATACATATCATAGGGGATTTTGATGTCGTTAACATAGACCGCCGGAATCCCCGATACATTAAGCACATCCACTCGAACATCGCTTGTCGTATCCCAGAGGAAGGGAGATTCGAGATAAGCCAGAACATAGATCGGTAGAGTACCGGCAGGACCTTCAGGCCCTACTGGTCCCCTACAACCGACAATCAATCCCACTAGGACAACTGTCAGGGTGAGAACGATGGTCCAGGATGTTTTTATCACAGACATGTTGACCTCCTTTGTACGTCTGCTTTCATGAACCTTTTTTCAGAGTACCGTACACGCTGACTGTCAAGCGCTGCGGATTTAAGATGAACATGGTCATTTTGGATGAGAATGCGTAAAGGGCCACGAATCTCAGCAGATTGTACCTGATCCAAATCAGCAAAGCGGGCTCATGCAGTCAGAAGTCACCGCATTAGCATCATTTTCTTAGTATTTTTGAAGTCCCCGGCGCATAGACGACAGAAGTACACACCGCTGGGGAGATTTCGTCCCGCAGTATCTGTACAGTCCCACTGGATACTGCCTTGTACAGATGTACGGTCAGTGATGAGGATTTCTCGCCTTATTCTGCCTCCCAGGTCATATATCTGAATCTTCACAGGCTCTCGATTTGGTGTGCCATAGGAAATCGTGACTGACCCAAAGGAGGGATTAGGTAAGCACTCAAGTCTTGCTGCTTCAACCAGATGCCCACGTATATCACGCCGGGATTCTTCCTCGATTCCGGGCACACTGTAGTTGTAGGCGGCCCAGACATCCACTCGACCCGCACCGTAAAAGTTGTCTTTCCCAGGCTCACCGAGGTCCACGGCAGTCATCTCCAACAAACTGTCTATCTCAGCTGGAGTAGAGAATGGATAAGCAGAGCGAAGAAGCGCTACAGCACCCGCTACGTGAGGGCTAGCAAAGCCGGAGGACCCTCCCCCTGGTCCCATGTAGGCCGTGTCACTCCTATAATCAAGAGAGATAAGATCTACGCCTGGGGCACTCAGGTCAGGTTTGAGCAGACCTATGAGATCAGGATCCCCGGGAACATAGGGGAAGTCAGGCCATACTGTAGGTCCTATTTGGTCCCCGATGCAAGAGTCGAAAGAATCAATAGCTGCACCAGCAATGACGCCAGCGGGCTCACCTCTAAGGGTCTGATCAGGATGTAACCAAGGTGGTGGAACGGCAGCCGGCATCCACACTCGACGGGGGATCTGTCCTGTACCGTACCCTGGATTTGCCACGATAGTCCTCCCAGAATCCGCTACGATTGTAAGAATGTCCCGCCACCAATCTCGACGCCACCCATCAGCATCCGCCCAGCCAACCGCAAGACAGATTATGTCGGCCCCATTGTCAACCGCATACCATACGGCTTCCCATATGTCGTTCTCACTCCCATTACCCAGGGAGTCAATCCACTTGAGGGACATGAGCATTGCCTCTGGCGCAACACCAGTGGAGAAGCCTGCAGTGCCATCTCCCAAAACAAGTCCTGCGATATAGGTACCATGCCCATTGTCATCCATCGGGTCTCCATCACCATTCACAAAATCATAACCCAGATAATCATCTACATAGCCGTTCGAATCATCATCTATTCCATTGTCAGGAATCTCGTCTATGTTAGTCCATAGATGGTCGGCCAGATCCACATGGGTATATCTTGTTCCCGTATCCAATATGGCAACTACCACTCCAGCCCCCCTTACGCCCGCAGCCCAAACACTGTCTGCTCCTATTTTTCTTACCCCCCAGCCGATCGGAGGCGCAAGAACGCTTTCCTTGATGGCCCACGGGACCCTGGGGCCCGATTCTCTTGCCAACCCAAGCATGTATGTGGGCTTCTTCTCCAGGCTATCATAGCCATCCGTGAAGCGACCGGCAGTGGCGAAACAAGAATCATTTGGGAGCGCTGCAAGCGAACAAAGGAGTCCAAAGGCCACGCCCACTAAGAACACCCTGGCAGCAAGACGGGGGCGCTGCGGTTCGATTGTCTTTTTTTTGTGAATTCGCCTGTTTGGCATATTCATCTCATATTTGAAAGGACTTGGGGACGGTGCATGAATTTCTAGCAAAATTCGTCTGCGAGAAACCGATACCGTCTGAGATTCTAACT includes:
- a CDS encoding T9SS type A sorting domain-containing protein, with protein sequence MLEIHAPSPSPFKYEMNMPNRRIHKKKTIEPQRPRLAARVFLVGVAFGLLCSLAALPNDSCFATAGRFTDGYDSLEKKPTYMLGLARESGPRVPWAIKESVLAPPIGWGVRKIGADSVWAAGVRGAGVVVAILDTGTRYTHVDLADHLWTNIDEIPDNGIDDDSNGYVDDYLGYDFVNGDGDPMDDNGHGTYIAGLVLGDGTAGFSTGVAPEAMLMSLKWIDSLGNGSENDIWEAVWYAVDNGADIICLAVGWADADGWRRDWWRDILTIVADSGRTIVANPGYGTGQIPRRVWMPAAVPPPWLHPDQTLRGEPAGVIAGAAIDSFDSCIGDQIGPTVWPDFPYVPGDPDLIGLLKPDLSAPGVDLISLDYRSDTAYMGPGGGSSGFASPHVAGAVALLRSAYPFSTPAEIDSLLEMTAVDLGEPGKDNFYGAGRVDVWAAYNYSVPGIEEESRRDIRGHLVEAARLECLPNPSFGSVTISYGTPNREPVKIQIYDLGGRIRREILITDRTSVQGSIQWDCTDTAGRNLPSGVYFCRLCAGDFKNTKKMMLMR